Part of the Candidatus Neomarinimicrobiota bacterium genome is shown below.
CAGTATCCCCGCCACAAGGGGATGCTCTTGCAGGTGCAAATCCAAACTTCCGATGGTGACGAAAGCGGTGGCCGCAGTGTCAGCGGGCGGCTGGTGCGTACCCGGCCGGAAGGCATCGTTCTAGAACTGCACGGGGGCGAGGAAACCATTGGCTGGGAGGAAATCAGGCATGCGGCGGTGCAGCTAGATTGGTAACCGAGGAGAATCTATCTTGATACACCAGGAGATCGTCGAATCATTTTCCGCCATAGCCAGGGAAAAGAATATTGATCGGACTCTCCTGGGCTCCATTATGGAAGAACTCTTCATGACGCTCATTGAGAAGCGGTATGGCGAGGAGTACACCAATTTCAGCGTGATTGTGAATATGGATAAGGGCACCATCGAGATTTACCAGGAGAAAACCGTCGTCGAGGAAGTAGACAATCCGGTGCTGGAAATAAGGCTGGAGGAGGCGCAGGCGGTAGAGCCCGATCTGGCGGTGGGTGATCCCTTCATCGAGATACTCGATCCCGCCGGTTTCGGCCGCCGCCTCATCACAACCGCAAAACAGTTTCTCAGTCAGCGTATACGGGAGATCGAGAAGCAGTCCATATACGACGAGTATGTGCAACTGGTGGGCACCATAGCCGCCGGCGATGTCCACCAGGTGCGACGAGACAATGTCTTCCTCAATATTGACAAGGTGGAACTGCGGCTCCCCAAGCACGAGCAGATCCCCAACGAGCGCTACCGCCGGGGTAGTACGGTGCGGGCGTTGATCAAATCGGTGGAGATCACGCCGAAGGGGCCCGACATCGTCGTTTCCCGTAGCGATGATAACTTTTTGGTGCGCCTATTCGAAATGGAGGTACCGGAGATCGAGGACGGCATCATCGAAATAAAGGCTGTTGCCCGCGCGCCGGGTGAACGCAGCAAAATTGTGGTCTATTCCCACGATAGACGGATTGATGCCGTCGGCGCCTGCGTCGGCATGCGGGGCAGCCGAATTCAATCCGTCGTCCGCGAGCTCAATGGCGAGAAGATCGACATCATCAATTGGAGCGATCAGCCGGAAATCCTCGTATCGCGGGCGCTTACGCCTGCCAAACCCATCAACCTACTCATCATGGAGGATCGCCCCTACATCATGGCGGTTTTCAGCGATGAGGAGCTGCCCACGGCCATCGGCAGAAGTGGCCAGAACATCAAACTTGCATCGCAAGTCTCCGGCTATACCATCGATGCGGTCAAGCAGTCTGAGTATGAGGGGCCCAAACTCAAGACCATCTACCTGGACGAGCTGGTAGCTCTTGGAAAGGCCCGCATAGAGGTGCTGGCACAGGCCGATATCCACACTGCGGACGAGTTCCTGAAGAGCGCCCCGGAAGATATCCTGGCACTCAAGGGCTTTGGACCCAAGACCTACGAAAAGGTGCACGGCATTATTTCTGAGGAGGTGTCAAACCTTGAGGAAAGCGAGGGCAACGGTGAGTCCGGAGATGAGGGTGCAGAAGTCACCGCGGCGGTAGAGGCAGGGTCAAAGGAGCCGGTCGCCTAGTCAGACGAAGCGGCGACCCGTACCCCCGAAACATGGAACAGGCCAGCAAGAAAAAGCGGATATTTCAGATCGCCAAGGATCTGAATATTTCCCACACCGAGATCATCGATTTCCTGGAGCGGGAAGGGGTCGCCGT
Proteins encoded:
- the nusA gene encoding transcription termination factor NusA, with translation MIHQEIVESFSAIAREKNIDRTLLGSIMEELFMTLIEKRYGEEYTNFSVIVNMDKGTIEIYQEKTVVEEVDNPVLEIRLEEAQAVEPDLAVGDPFIEILDPAGFGRRLITTAKQFLSQRIREIEKQSIYDEYVQLVGTIAAGDVHQVRRDNVFLNIDKVELRLPKHEQIPNERYRRGSTVRALIKSVEITPKGPDIVVSRSDDNFLVRLFEMEVPEIEDGIIEIKAVARAPGERSKIVVYSHDRRIDAVGACVGMRGSRIQSVVRELNGEKIDIINWSDQPEILVSRALTPAKPINLLIMEDRPYIMAVFSDEELPTAIGRSGQNIKLASQVSGYTIDAVKQSEYEGPKLKTIYLDELVALGKARIEVLAQADIHTADEFLKSAPEDILALKGFGPKTYEKVHGIISEEVSNLEESEGNGESGDEGAEVTAAVEAGSKEPVA